The Kluyvera intermedia genome window below encodes:
- a CDS encoding zinc-binding alcohol dehydrogenase family protein, translating into MKAFAITRAATEGSNIPFITAIELPVPQAQGHDILVEIKAVSVNPVDTKVRAGFSSDTPRILGWDAVGVVKATGDNVTLFTPGDEVWYAGALGRPGSNSEFQLVDERIVALKPRTLDNASAAALPLTAITAWELLFDRLGVQRDGNAGDTLLIVGAAGGVGSILTQLASKLTKMTVIGTASRPESQKWVREAGAHHVIDHNKPLTEELARIGINEVTHVASLNNTEGHYLQLITALAPQGKLALIDDPQSLDVVPLKLKSISLHWEFMFTRSMFETRDISAQHRLLSEVATLIDNQTLETTLGQHYGVINAVNLQRAHAQLETGRAVGKIVLEGF; encoded by the coding sequence ATGAAAGCATTTGCTATTACCCGCGCCGCCACCGAAGGCAGCAACATTCCGTTTATTACCGCGATTGAGTTGCCCGTCCCACAAGCGCAAGGCCACGATATTTTGGTTGAAATTAAAGCTGTTTCCGTTAACCCAGTTGACACCAAAGTCCGCGCCGGATTCTCCTCGGATACCCCACGCATTCTGGGCTGGGATGCGGTTGGCGTCGTCAAAGCCACTGGTGACAACGTCACGTTATTTACACCTGGAGATGAAGTTTGGTACGCCGGTGCGCTAGGCCGTCCAGGCAGCAACAGTGAGTTTCAGCTTGTAGATGAGCGCATCGTCGCACTGAAGCCACGGACGCTGGATAACGCCTCAGCGGCGGCGTTACCGCTCACCGCGATCACCGCCTGGGAGCTGCTGTTCGATCGTCTGGGCGTTCAGCGCGATGGAAATGCTGGCGATACTTTACTTATCGTCGGTGCTGCAGGTGGCGTCGGTTCTATCCTGACGCAACTGGCGAGCAAGTTGACGAAAATGACGGTTATCGGCACCGCGTCTCGCCCCGAAAGCCAGAAGTGGGTACGCGAAGCGGGGGCGCATCACGTTATCGACCACAATAAACCGCTTACCGAAGAGCTGGCGCGTATTGGCATTAATGAAGTGACGCATGTTGCCAGCCTGAACAATACCGAGGGGCATTATCTTCAACTTATTACCGCCCTCGCGCCACAGGGGAAACTGGCGCTCATTGACGATCCGCAAAGCCTGGACGTGGTGCCGCTGAAGCTGAAAAGTATTTCGCTGCACTGGGAATTTATGTTCACTCGCTCGATGTTTGAAACCCGCGATATCAGCGCTCAGCATCGCCTTTTGAGTGAAGTGGCAACGCTAATTGATAATCAAACCCTCGAGACCACGTTGGGCCAACATTACGGGGTCATCAATGCCGTGAATTTACAAAGGGCGCATGCACAGCTGGAAACGG
- a CDS encoding type VI secretion system tip protein VgrG, with translation MSTGLRFTLEVDGLPPDSLVVTSFHLSQSFSSLFTLDISLVSQQLLSMDFSQVLEKPAHLKIWQGTEIQRRVNGIVTWFEQGENDGHQMLYSMRVRPPLWRAALRQNSRIFQNEDIKSILGTILQENGVTDWSPLFSEAHPAREFCVQYGETDYDFLARMAAEEGLFFYEEHSSDSDDQSLVLCDTVRFLPKAFEIPWNPNTRTEVSTPCISQFRHSAQIRPSSVIGKDYTFKRPGWAGRFKHEGEHQDYQRTQYEVFDYPGRFKDAHGQNFTRWQMEGWRNNAEAAQGKSRSPEIWPGRRITLTEHPQASLNREWQVVSSALQGSQPQAVAGRSGAGTTLENDFTVIPADRTWRPVPQQKPSVDGPQSAVVTGPEGEEIFCDEHGRVRVKFNWDRYNPPDQDSSCWIRVAQAWAGPGFGNLAIPRVGQEVIVDFLNGDPDQPIIMGRTYHADNTPPGGLPGTKTQMTIRSKTYMGSGYNELMFEDKAGQELLSMHAQKDMKTEVLNDRTTLVTHDHFEAVKNNQTVTIAEGFHLMDVQKSDHMTTVRKGSLMEDVFKLRGTTAGSVEVRAVDNGGSNDGMQSYQAAKQISLSVEESMIALTPDGIQLQVGNTFIQLTKDGITINGEAVFINC, from the coding sequence ATGTCTACAGGATTACGTTTCACTCTGGAGGTGGACGGCCTGCCACCGGACTCGCTGGTTGTGACGTCCTTTCATCTGAGTCAGTCCTTTTCCTCACTGTTTACCCTCGATATCTCGCTGGTCAGCCAGCAGCTTCTCAGCATGGATTTCTCTCAGGTACTGGAAAAACCGGCGCACCTCAAAATCTGGCAGGGCACGGAGATACAGCGCCGGGTGAACGGCATTGTGACCTGGTTTGAACAGGGCGAAAACGACGGGCACCAGATGCTGTACAGCATGCGAGTCCGCCCGCCGCTGTGGCGCGCCGCACTGCGCCAGAACTCCCGTATTTTCCAGAATGAGGATATTAAAAGCATCCTCGGGACGATATTGCAGGAAAACGGGGTCACGGACTGGAGTCCGCTGTTCAGCGAGGCGCATCCGGCGCGGGAATTCTGCGTGCAGTACGGGGAAACGGATTATGACTTTCTGGCGCGGATGGCCGCGGAGGAAGGGCTGTTCTTCTACGAAGAGCACTCATCTGACAGCGATGACCAGAGTCTGGTGCTGTGCGACACGGTGCGCTTTCTACCGAAGGCGTTTGAAATTCCGTGGAACCCGAATACCCGCACAGAGGTGAGCACGCCGTGCATCAGCCAGTTCCGTCATAGCGCGCAGATACGGCCCTCTTCCGTCATCGGCAAGGACTACACCTTTAAACGCCCGGGCTGGGCAGGCCGCTTTAAGCACGAGGGCGAACATCAGGATTACCAGCGCACGCAGTATGAAGTGTTCGACTATCCTGGTCGTTTCAAGGATGCACACGGGCAGAACTTCACCCGCTGGCAGATGGAGGGATGGCGCAATAATGCCGAGGCGGCCCAGGGGAAAAGCCGTTCCCCTGAAATATGGCCGGGACGGCGTATTACGCTGACGGAACACCCGCAGGCGAGCCTGAACCGGGAATGGCAGGTGGTGAGCAGCGCTTTGCAGGGTAGCCAGCCGCAGGCGGTGGCAGGGCGTTCCGGCGCAGGAACCACCCTTGAGAATGATTTTACGGTGATCCCGGCAGACAGAACGTGGCGGCCGGTGCCACAGCAGAAACCATCGGTGGATGGCCCACAGTCGGCGGTGGTTACCGGCCCGGAAGGCGAAGAAATCTTCTGCGACGAGCACGGTCGCGTACGGGTGAAATTCAACTGGGACCGCTATAACCCGCCAGACCAGGACAGCTCGTGCTGGATCCGGGTCGCGCAGGCGTGGGCGGGGCCGGGGTTCGGTAACTTAGCCATCCCGCGCGTGGGTCAGGAGGTGATCGTCGATTTCCTGAATGGCGATCCGGATCAGCCGATCATTATGGGGCGAACCTACCATGCCGATAATACCCCGCCGGGCGGCCTTCCGGGGACGAAGACGCAGATGACCATCCGCTCAAAAACCTATATGGGCAGTGGGTATAACGAACTGATGTTTGAGGATAAAGCCGGGCAGGAGCTGCTGTCGATGCATGCGCAGAAGGACATGAAGACGGAAGTGCTCAATGACCGGACCACCCTCGTGACCCATGACCATTTTGAAGCCGTGAAAAACAACCAGACCGTGACCATCGCGGAAGGCTTCCATCTTATGGATGTCCAGAAAAGCGATCACATGACCACCGTCCGGAAAGGGTCATTGATGGAGGATGTTTTTAAGTTACGCGGAACGACAGCGGGATCGGTAGAGGTCAGGGCGGTTGATAACGGCGGAAGTAATGACGGGATGCAGTCTTATCAGGCGGCTAAACAGATCTCACTGTCTGTTGAGGAAAGCATGATTGCGCTGACCCCGGACGGTATTCAGTTACAGGTTGGCAACACATTTATTCAACTGACTAAGGACGGCATCACCATTAACGGCGAAGCCGTGTTTATCAACTGTTAA
- a CDS encoding DcrB-related protein codes for MQFTFNEGRIYLPAQWQDQSMHVLVSNDNSGINLVITREPVAQGTRTDTLYQETIALYQGKLDGYTEHACHEMTLAEEPAWLLDYSWNGPEEDGKQGRIQQLAVFQRRNEMLLTFTFSTSLPLNEGQKKMLLDVVSSFKPLPPDEVSESQD; via the coding sequence ATGCAATTCACTTTTAACGAAGGCCGTATATATCTGCCCGCCCAGTGGCAGGATCAATCGATGCATGTTCTGGTTTCCAATGATAACAGCGGGATCAACCTCGTTATCACGCGGGAGCCTGTCGCACAGGGTACCCGAACCGACACTCTGTATCAGGAAACGATTGCGTTGTACCAGGGCAAATTGGATGGATACACCGAACATGCTTGCCATGAAATGACCTTAGCGGAAGAACCCGCGTGGCTGCTCGATTACAGCTGGAATGGTCCTGAAGAAGACGGTAAGCAAGGACGCATCCAACAGTTAGCGGTTTTCCAGCGACGCAACGAAATGCTGCTGACCTTCACGTTTAGCACCTCTCTTCCATTGAATGAGGGGCAAAAAAAGATGCTTCTTGACGTGGTCTCAAGCTTCAAACCATTACCACCGGATGAAGTATCTGAGTCACAGGACTGA
- a CDS encoding RHS repeat-associated core domain-containing protein produces the protein MSEGQGGPQGANAGGSLAMRQKSLQAMAVSQKQRAANDKTISQMLASRSETPQAARLGDKIQHKSFLGALAGALLGAVVTIAEGCVIIAACTLAGPGALLVIIPALMYGSYWADEYVEMAKSWLEEKINSCFDPDGAINTGSKNVFINQKPAARAAVTLPPPPPPNSIPAPPEEEPGWGDKAEALFDAVLEKAEELALAPVQAAMTVADGNAGFMDRLNAGVSLLLPCGPIIMKFAEMVGGRGEIEKDVNFPEAGMDTAICSKELKPPRIAQGSSNVFINNQPAARKGDKLECSAAIVEGSENVFIGGGKVTYLEIQPEFAPWQRQILGAITIASFLLPPTALAGKIASLAAKLGRLGTLAGAKLGSLVARTGGKLKSGWGKVVKWVKDPVDPVTGAFCDERTDFTLGQTLPLSFTRFHSSVLPLHGLTGLSWGDSWSDYAWVRARGSRVDIITLGDTLSFAFEGDSDTAVNPYHAQFILRRRDDYLELFDRDSLSSRFFYDAFAGYRLRQQVTDDAENLRLAHSAEDRMYLLGAMSDTGGNRITFERDAQYRLTGVSHTDGIRLRLTYHDSGYLKNILRTDNGLQTLATYRQDEVGRLTEADARLGYHLFYDYDAAGRLIRWSDNNQTWCGFTYDGLGRVVSTGGAEGYYQATLAYADGITSVTDGKGTSYYRYDVHGNILQEQAVDGSLTTFEWDEYHHLLARLSPAGRLERFEYDTSHGQLTRYTAADGAVWQYAYDERGLLSAATDPGGQTWTQRCDERGLPVCLVSPQGEETRLEYTPQGLLSGVFRRDEHRLGVSYDHHNRVETVTDVMGRSQQTEYNGHDLPVHVRGPGVQDARLQWQEHHKLSGLQRSGSGAEGFAYDRHGNLLTYTDGNGVPWQMGYGPFDLPVSRTDGEGHRWQYRYDKDTLQLTEVISPQGESYRYVLDPMGRVAEEHDWGGVSWRYTYDPDGLSLSKTNGLDETLRYGHDAAGRLATVTAPEGKTRYAYNKTGRLTAIFSPDSEQRTGYDERGRVQVVTQGKRAIEYHYPDAQTVTRCILPPEDGKHPDETLLKTTYRYNPAGELVQVVLPGGEMLAFARDEAGREIRRVGSRGFAEEHEWDEAGQLLSQRAGHYPEGGTSLYASLSRGYQYDNAGNLSALSECGETGSETRRKYQTDRNGQVTEVKVTGGGRYAGAHDEVYRYDSCGYQGDAQYQKGHRLNRAGNRTYEYDAAGRMVSRTTHRDGYRPEQEQFRWDSRDQLTGYRSATGEQWDYRYDGSGRRTEKRCDAKKLRTTYLWDGASIAEIREYRDDTLYSVRHLVFSGYELLSQQYSRSRQAHPTEPVRWVTRTSHAVSEPTGRPLMFFNSTGDVVRRPAETTLWGRLIAAAHDDGTPRRREDEEADPGMLYAGQWRDAESGLCYNRFRYYEPESGMYLVSDPLGLGGGEQTYRYVGNPCGWVDPLGLAATSIPLSKGKPDFYVGPGGPGSTMPSTAYRYMNSKYAAQTMENNSAPLSYFGYTKYNSGHEARDAYQIFYEKGNPDSWSDARLLGEFDTLQLYKNGVPQVQVPLANGGRGPGYELFTSAYPEYGKGGVLQLLPIEHNYPIIFERISVIPE, from the coding sequence ATGAGTGAAGGACAGGGAGGCCCTCAGGGGGCGAATGCCGGTGGTTCGCTGGCAATGAGGCAAAAGTCGCTTCAGGCGATGGCCGTCAGCCAAAAGCAGCGCGCGGCAAATGATAAAACTATTTCTCAGATGCTGGCCTCACGGTCAGAAACGCCGCAGGCAGCAAGGCTGGGAGATAAAATTCAGCACAAGAGTTTTCTTGGTGCATTAGCGGGCGCGCTATTGGGGGCTGTCGTCACGATTGCAGAAGGTTGCGTCATTATCGCGGCGTGTACTCTCGCAGGGCCAGGAGCGCTGCTAGTGATCATTCCCGCCCTGATGTACGGCAGTTACTGGGCTGACGAATATGTGGAAATGGCGAAATCGTGGCTGGAGGAGAAGATAAACAGCTGCTTTGACCCGGATGGCGCCATCAACACCGGCTCGAAAAACGTCTTCATTAACCAAAAGCCAGCCGCCAGAGCAGCAGTCACGCTACCGCCGCCTCCACCGCCGAATTCAATACCTGCTCCACCTGAAGAGGAGCCGGGATGGGGAGATAAAGCCGAAGCGCTGTTTGATGCGGTGCTGGAGAAGGCTGAGGAACTGGCGCTGGCCCCAGTGCAAGCAGCAATGACGGTGGCAGACGGCAACGCCGGATTCATGGATCGGCTGAATGCCGGTGTCTCGCTGTTATTACCCTGCGGCCCCATCATTATGAAGTTTGCGGAGATGGTTGGAGGCCGCGGCGAAATCGAAAAAGATGTTAACTTCCCGGAAGCAGGGATGGACACAGCAATTTGTTCCAAAGAACTCAAACCACCGCGGATAGCGCAGGGCAGCAGCAATGTGTTTATAAACAACCAACCCGCAGCGCGAAAGGGTGACAAGCTGGAGTGTAGTGCTGCCATCGTTGAAGGCTCGGAAAACGTTTTTATCGGCGGCGGGAAGGTGACTTATCTGGAGATCCAGCCAGAATTCGCGCCATGGCAGCGGCAGATACTGGGGGCAATCACGATAGCGAGTTTTCTGCTGCCGCCGACGGCATTGGCAGGAAAAATTGCGAGTCTGGCAGCTAAACTCGGCAGGCTGGGCACGCTGGCAGGTGCGAAGCTGGGTAGCCTGGTGGCCCGTACCGGCGGCAAACTAAAAAGCGGTTGGGGGAAGGTCGTCAAATGGGTGAAAGATCCAGTTGATCCAGTCACCGGCGCCTTCTGCGACGAACGCACAGACTTCACTCTGGGCCAGACGTTACCGCTTTCCTTTACCCGCTTCCACAGCTCCGTTCTGCCGCTTCATGGCCTGACTGGCCTCAGTTGGGGGGACTCCTGGAGCGATTATGCCTGGGTTCGTGCCCGTGGAAGCCGGGTCGATATCATCACCCTTGGCGATACGCTGAGTTTCGCCTTTGAAGGCGACAGCGACACGGCGGTGAACCCGTATCATGCGCAGTTTATTCTGCGGCGGCGCGATGATTATCTGGAACTGTTTGACCGCGACTCGCTGAGCAGCCGCTTCTTTTACGATGCGTTTGCGGGCTACCGCCTGCGCCAGCAGGTCACGGACGATGCGGAGAACCTGCGTCTGGCACATTCGGCTGAAGACCGCATGTACCTGCTGGGTGCGATGAGCGACACCGGCGGCAACCGCATCACCTTTGAGCGCGACGCGCAGTACCGGCTGACCGGCGTAAGCCATACGGACGGGATCCGCCTGCGACTGACCTACCACGACAGCGGCTATCTCAAAAATATTCTGCGCACCGATAACGGCCTCCAGACCCTGGCGACCTACCGGCAGGATGAAGTGGGGAGGCTGACGGAAGCGGATGCACGTCTGGGCTATCACCTGTTTTACGATTACGACGCTGCCGGGCGGCTTATCCGCTGGTCAGATAACAACCAGACCTGGTGCGGATTTACCTACGATGGCCTGGGCCGGGTGGTCTCCACCGGCGGTGCGGAAGGTTACTATCAGGCGACGCTGGCGTATGCCGACGGTATCACCTCAGTCACAGACGGCAAAGGCACCAGCTATTACCGCTATGACGTTCACGGCAACATTCTGCAGGAGCAGGCGGTGGACGGCAGTCTGACCACCTTTGAGTGGGATGAGTACCACCACCTGCTGGCGCGCCTGTCACCGGCGGGCAGGCTGGAGCGTTTTGAGTACGATACGTCACATGGTCAGCTCACCCGTTATACGGCGGCGGACGGCGCGGTATGGCAGTACGCCTATGATGAACGCGGTCTGCTGAGTGCGGCCACGGATCCGGGCGGTCAGACGTGGACGCAGCGCTGTGATGAGCGCGGTCTGCCGGTGTGTCTGGTGTCACCGCAGGGCGAGGAGACCCGGCTGGAGTACACGCCTCAGGGGCTGTTATCCGGTGTGTTCCGGCGCGATGAGCACCGTCTTGGCGTGAGCTACGACCACCACAACCGGGTGGAGACGGTCACTGACGTGATGGGCCGGTCTCAGCAGACGGAGTACAACGGCCACGATCTGCCGGTGCACGTCCGTGGCCCCGGTGTGCAGGATGCACGGCTGCAATGGCAGGAACACCATAAGCTGAGCGGACTCCAGCGCAGCGGCTCCGGGGCGGAAGGATTTGCGTACGACCGCCACGGTAACCTGCTGACCTACACGGACGGCAACGGCGTGCCGTGGCAGATGGGCTATGGCCCGTTTGATTTACCGGTGTCGCGCACCGACGGCGAAGGCCACCGCTGGCAGTATCGTTACGACAAAGACACCCTGCAACTCACCGAAGTTATCAGTCCGCAGGGTGAGTCCTACCGTTATGTGCTGGACCCGATGGGACGGGTGGCGGAAGAGCATGACTGGGGCGGGGTCAGCTGGCGGTACACCTACGACCCGGACGGCCTGAGCCTGAGTAAAACGAACGGTCTCGATGAGACTCTCCGTTACGGTCACGATGCCGCGGGCCGTCTGGCGACGGTCACCGCGCCGGAAGGGAAAACGCGCTACGCGTATAACAAAACGGGCAGGCTGACGGCGATATTCAGTCCGGACTCAGAGCAGCGCACCGGCTACGATGAACGGGGCCGGGTCCAGGTGGTCACGCAGGGCAAACGGGCGATTGAGTACCATTACCCGGATGCGCAGACGGTGACGCGCTGTATTCTGCCGCCGGAAGATGGTAAGCATCCGGACGAAACCCTACTGAAGACAACGTACCGCTACAACCCCGCGGGCGAGCTGGTGCAGGTGGTGCTGCCGGGCGGGGAAATGCTGGCATTCGCACGCGATGAGGCGGGCCGGGAAATCCGCCGTGTCGGCAGCCGGGGTTTTGCCGAGGAGCATGAATGGGACGAAGCCGGTCAGTTACTGTCCCAGCGGGCGGGGCATTACCCGGAAGGCGGCACGTCACTTTACGCCTCGCTGAGCCGGGGATATCAATACGATAACGCGGGCAATCTCAGTGCGCTGAGCGAATGTGGCGAAACGGGCAGCGAAACGCGGCGAAAGTATCAGACTGACCGTAACGGTCAGGTCACGGAAGTTAAGGTGACGGGCGGCGGCCGTTACGCGGGTGCGCACGATGAGGTTTACCGCTACGACAGCTGCGGCTATCAGGGCGACGCGCAGTACCAGAAAGGCCACCGTCTGAACCGTGCCGGAAACCGGACGTATGAGTATGACGCGGCAGGGCGGATGGTCAGCCGTACTACCCACCGCGACGGCTACCGGCCAGAGCAGGAGCAGTTTCGCTGGGACAGCCGTGACCAGCTGACGGGCTACCGCAGCGCCACGGGCGAGCAGTGGGACTATCGCTACGACGGCAGCGGAAGGCGAACCGAAAAGCGCTGCGACGCTAAAAAGCTGCGTACCACCTACCTGTGGGACGGCGCCAGTATTGCGGAAATCCGGGAATACCGTGATGATACGCTGTACAGCGTGCGTCACCTGGTGTTCAGCGGTTATGAACTGCTGAGCCAGCAATACAGCCGGTCGCGACAGGCACATCCGACAGAGCCGGTCAGGTGGGTGACGCGGACAAGCCATGCGGTGAGCGAGCCGACGGGCCGCCCACTGATGTTCTTTAACAGCACAGGTGATGTGGTCAGACGTCCGGCGGAAACGACGCTGTGGGGGCGGCTGATTGCCGCCGCTCATGATGACGGTACACCGCGAAGGCGGGAGGATGAGGAAGCCGACCCGGGGATGTTGTACGCCGGGCAGTGGCGGGATGCGGAATCGGGGCTGTGCTATAACCGGTTCAGGTACTACGAGCCGGAAAGTGGGATGTATCTGGTGAGTGACCCGCTGGGGCTGGGTGGCGGGGAGCAGACTTACCGGTATGTGGGGAATCCGTGTGGGTGGGTTGATCCGCTTGGTTTGGCGGCGACTTCTATACCTTTAAGTAAAGGGAAACCTGATTTTTATGTTGGGCCTGGTGGTCCTGGATCGACTATGCCTTCTACCGCTTACCGGTATATGAATAGCAAATATGCTGCACAGACAATGGAAAATAATTCGGCTCCATTAAGTTACTTCGGGTATACCAAATATAACTCTGGACATGAAGCCAGAGATGCCTATCAAATATTTTATGAGAAAGGTAACCCTGATTCATGGAGTGATGCGCGGCTATTAGGAGAGTTTGATACATTACAACTTTATAAAAATGGTGTGCCTCAGGTTCAAGTCCCACTAGCCAATGGTGGAAGAGGGCCTGGATATGAGCTTTTTACCAGCGCATATCCTGAGTATGGCAAAGGTGGGGTATTACAGTTGCTACCGATAGAACATAATTACCCTATTATTTTTGAACGTATTAGTGTTATTCCAGAGTAA
- a CDS encoding SymE family type I addiction module toxin: MATILNSDGTVGNTDPTVPATHVKHSTPPQSPSRSKRVKPSTMANCDSDSVPDFTHCEFYSTVGEHAIRLHGEWMPLAGFTEGTPLKIRVMKDCIVITAQNTNELWGCIEGMSVTGTNKQKVQAWLKTFPGTLHDAGDIPAIKRGR, from the coding sequence ATGGCTACGATCCTCAACTCTGACGGCACAGTCGGTAATACCGACCCAACGGTTCCTGCCACTCACGTTAAACACTCAACGCCCCCTCAATCACCATCACGTTCAAAAAGAGTGAAACCCTCGACCATGGCGAACTGTGATTCCGATTCCGTGCCAGATTTTACCCACTGCGAATTTTACTCAACCGTTGGCGAGCATGCGATCCGCCTACATGGCGAATGGATGCCCCTGGCCGGATTTACGGAAGGAACACCGTTAAAAATCCGCGTGATGAAAGACTGTATTGTGATTACAGCGCAAAACACCAACGAGCTATGGGGCTGCATTGAAGGAATGAGCGTAACGGGTACTAACAAACAGAAAGTTCAGGCCTGGCTGAAAACCTTCCCGGGGACACTGCATGATGCCGGGGATATTCCGGCGATAAAACGCGGAAGATGA
- a CDS encoding aldo/keto reductase family oxidoreductase has protein sequence MNQYSTFSLGSHFVNRLGYGAMQLAGPGVFGPPKDRHAAITVLREALALGVNHIDTSDFYGPHVTNQIIREALHPYADDLVIVTKIGARRGDDASWLPAFSPEELKQAVHDNLRNLGLDALDVVNMRVMIGDGHGPREGSIEASINVLAELQQQGLVKHIGLSNVTTAQVVEARKIVDIVCVQNEYNIAHRGDDALINALARDGIAYVPFFPLGGFSPLQSSTLNEVASTLNATPMQVALAWLLHRSPNILLIPGTSSVAHLRENMAAAELTLSPDVLATLDGIVDNA, from the coding sequence ATGAACCAGTACAGCACGTTTTCCCTTGGTTCCCACTTTGTGAATCGCCTCGGTTACGGGGCGATGCAACTCGCCGGTCCGGGTGTTTTTGGCCCGCCCAAAGACCGCCATGCGGCAATTACCGTGCTGCGTGAAGCGCTGGCACTTGGCGTGAACCACATTGATACCAGCGATTTTTATGGTCCTCACGTCACCAACCAGATTATCCGCGAAGCGCTGCATCCTTACGCCGACGATCTGGTCATTGTCACCAAGATTGGTGCTCGTCGCGGTGATGATGCATCCTGGCTTCCGGCATTTTCGCCAGAAGAGCTCAAACAGGCGGTACACGACAACTTGCGAAATCTGGGGCTTGATGCGCTGGATGTGGTCAATATGCGCGTGATGATCGGTGACGGTCATGGGCCGCGCGAAGGCTCGATTGAAGCTTCAATTAATGTATTAGCTGAGCTCCAGCAGCAAGGGTTGGTGAAGCACATCGGGCTGAGTAATGTCACCACCGCGCAGGTGGTTGAAGCACGTAAAATTGTGGATATCGTTTGTGTGCAAAACGAGTACAACATTGCGCATCGCGGTGATGATGCGCTCATTAATGCACTGGCTCGTGATGGCATTGCTTACGTACCGTTCTTCCCGCTGGGCGGTTTTTCACCGCTGCAATCGTCAACGTTGAATGAGGTTGCCAGCACGCTGAATGCCACTCCAATGCAGGTGGCGCTGGCCTGGTTGTTGCATCGCTCGCCGAATATCCTGCTGATACCGGGTACCTCATCCGTGGCGCATCTACGTGAAAATATGGCGGCGGCAGAGCTGACATTGTCACCTGACGTGCTGGCGACGCTTGATGGGATTGTCGACAACGCCTGA
- a CDS encoding GFA family protein, whose amino-acid sequence MAEKRAAQCHCGAVAFTVELSDGFNTARRCNCSYCRMRGAVVVSAPLSGITILRGQDKLTEYRFNTGEAVHYFCSVCGIYTFHQRRSNPQQYGVNVACIEDVSPFDFPCIEVHDGVSHPKDGGGGGVVGYLRYDKK is encoded by the coding sequence ATGGCAGAAAAACGTGCGGCTCAATGCCACTGCGGTGCGGTGGCTTTCACCGTTGAACTGAGCGATGGGTTTAATACTGCCCGGCGCTGCAATTGCTCATATTGCAGGATGCGCGGCGCGGTTGTGGTATCTGCGCCGCTCAGCGGGATAACGATATTGCGTGGGCAGGATAAGCTGACCGAGTATCGCTTTAATACCGGGGAGGCTGTGCATTATTTTTGTTCAGTGTGCGGGATTTACACCTTTCATCAGCGCCGTTCTAACCCGCAGCAATATGGCGTCAACGTCGCCTGCATTGAAGATGTGTCCCCGTTCGATTTTCCCTGCATTGAGGTTCACGATGGAGTAAGTCATCCGAAAGACGGTGGCGGCGGTGGAGTAGTCGGGTATTTGCGATACGACAAGAAGTAG